A genomic region of Catalinimonas niigatensis contains the following coding sequences:
- a CDS encoding NUDIX hydrolase, protein MLPWETLEQQYLIKDEWIRLRADRCRMSDGTIVEPYYVLEYPNWANVIAITEEKEVVLVRQYRHALGAVDLELPGGAIDPGESPMEAAKRELLEETGFEAKHIEQVCKLSPNPANHNNYSISFLATGVKRTAKQQLDETEEIEVVLVPLEEVKRMLARQELIQTMHVAAFFYAMPKLEQLS, encoded by the coding sequence ATGCTTCCCTGGGAAACGCTGGAACAGCAATACTTAATAAAAGACGAATGGATACGCCTACGGGCAGATAGATGTCGTATGTCTGATGGTACTATTGTGGAACCTTATTATGTACTGGAGTATCCCAACTGGGCAAATGTAATTGCTATTACAGAAGAAAAGGAAGTAGTGCTTGTCAGGCAATATCGTCATGCGCTGGGAGCGGTTGATCTTGAATTGCCAGGAGGGGCGATTGATCCGGGAGAATCTCCCATGGAAGCGGCCAAACGTGAATTGTTGGAAGAGACAGGATTTGAAGCAAAACACATAGAGCAAGTGTGTAAGCTCTCCCCTAATCCTGCCAATCATAACAATTATTCTATCTCTTTTTTAGCTACCGGGGTGAAGCGTACTGCCAAACAGCAGTTGGATGAGACAGAAGAAATAGAAGTAGTGCTGGTACCCCTGGAGGAAGTCAAACGAATGCTGGCAAGGCAGGAATTGATTCAAACCATGCACGTAGCTGCCTTCTTTTATGCTATGCCCAAGTTAGAGCAGTTGTCGTAA
- a CDS encoding dipeptidase has product MVKEYIENNKDRFIEELFELLRIPSVSTDKKFKDDVLKAADYLKQKLEALNVDKVEVCQTPGFPIVFAEKIVDQKLPTVLVYGHYDVQPADPYELWETPPFEPQVRNGKIYARGACDDKGQMYMHIKALEVMQQAGKLPCNVKFMLEGEEEVGSDHLPDFVRNNKEKLKADVVLISDTDIIDNENPSITVGLRGMSYMEVEVTGPNRDLHSGMYGGTVANPINVLCEMIASLKDEKGRITIPGFYDKVEELSQEERNEMNKAPHDDEKYKKELGIDKLEGEEGYTTLERIGIRPTLDVNGIWGGYTGEGAKTVLPSKAHAKISMRLVPGQNHKDISKLFTEHMKAIVPKSVKIKVIAHHGGQPAVVPTQSTEIEAAKKAFTEAWGKEPVLTREGGSIPIVELFQKELKLDSVLMGFGLGEDAIHSPNESYGIFNYLKGIETITLFHHHYAAMKS; this is encoded by the coding sequence ATGGTAAAAGAATATATAGAAAATAATAAAGATCGCTTTATAGAAGAGCTTTTTGAACTTTTGCGCATCCCTTCTGTCAGCACTGACAAGAAGTTTAAAGATGATGTACTGAAAGCAGCTGATTATCTAAAGCAAAAACTGGAAGCGCTAAATGTAGACAAGGTAGAAGTCTGCCAGACCCCTGGTTTTCCTATAGTTTTTGCAGAAAAAATTGTGGATCAGAAGCTGCCTACCGTACTGGTATACGGTCATTATGATGTGCAGCCTGCCGACCCTTATGAGTTGTGGGAAACGCCACCTTTTGAACCTCAGGTGCGTAATGGCAAAATTTACGCCCGTGGTGCCTGTGATGATAAAGGGCAGATGTACATGCACATCAAAGCTTTGGAAGTGATGCAGCAAGCAGGAAAGCTTCCCTGTAATGTCAAATTTATGCTGGAAGGTGAAGAAGAAGTAGGCTCAGACCACTTGCCCGATTTTGTAAGAAACAACAAGGAAAAGCTAAAGGCAGATGTAGTGCTGATCTCCGATACAGATATTATCGATAATGAAAACCCTTCAATCACCGTAGGGCTTCGCGGAATGAGCTACATGGAAGTAGAAGTCACAGGGCCCAACCGTGATTTACATTCAGGAATGTACGGAGGTACGGTAGCCAACCCTATCAATGTTCTCTGCGAAATGATCGCTTCCCTGAAAGATGAGAAAGGTCGCATTACCATTCCTGGTTTTTATGATAAAGTAGAAGAACTCAGTCAGGAGGAGCGGAATGAAATGAACAAAGCCCCCCACGATGACGAAAAATACAAAAAGGAACTGGGCATAGACAAACTGGAAGGTGAAGAAGGTTACACTACACTAGAGAGAATTGGAATTCGCCCTACACTGGATGTAAATGGCATCTGGGGAGGATATACCGGTGAGGGAGCTAAAACAGTACTACCCTCTAAAGCACATGCTAAAATCTCTATGCGCCTGGTGCCCGGCCAAAACCACAAAGATATAAGCAAGCTATTTACCGAGCATATGAAAGCAATTGTGCCTAAGTCAGTAAAAATAAAGGTGATTGCCCATCATGGAGGTCAGCCTGCGGTGGTTCCTACCCAATCGACCGAGATTGAAGCCGCTAAGAAAGCATTTACCGAAGCCTGGGGTAAGGAGCCGGTACTGACGCGCGAAGGAGGAAGTATTCCTATTGTTGAGCTCTTCCAAAAAGAGTTAAAGCTGGATTCGGTACTGATGGGTTTTGGATTGGGAGAAGATGCCATTCACTCACCCAACGAAAGTTATGGTATTTTTAACTACCTGAAAGGGATAGAAACCATCACCCTCTTTCATCACCATTATGCCGCAATGAAGTCGTAA